A genome region from Clostridium pasteurianum includes the following:
- a CDS encoding ComEC/Rec2 family competence protein, which yields MKRPLVFYFVSIILGILTAAFLKNYILIGAVMAASFFVIMFFTNRKYFFFINLCFFIIGFVACVQYFNLSIQSGKLVSVRVNGKSGYYLTGSYKGRNINIYGKNINVKLGEIIRIKGTYEKSMDYGSGTIGTLHIDKVQSYKSDIVTEMYDIRSEIYENYCSHMSKNRSGIIMSLCFGDTSNLSGDDKNELKKLGIIHAVSVSGMHLAVIYGLLEKTIGLISAIVVSLFYVIFTGCLPATMRAFIMIFILKLSVKVYKNYDSLSSIALSGILMLIFKPYYIFNIGAVLSYLATIGILLYYKKISRALYKLPQKLNESISLTLSAQVFSVPYAGIVLKTFSGGFILGNLIIVPIYSVVIILGNLGGLTYKIEPVFNILCYFLNILLKSCDGLIKVALKATPPMMYMSEFTSISLTVMIFSFMLTIKGYRKFKYLPILLSLGIIINTYHYFPEINCVNINNKNAIIVRYRDSADLITNYMIKKKSQKENMLSSLGVNRIITVKNNKLLRINRSMYEIFWENGAKIYFKNREIAYISGDSIYYKGFYLHHYGIIKFGNYSKYSFLGVKASIKVINGKVLVFKGWEK from the coding sequence AGAAAATATTTCTTTTTTATCAATCTATGTTTTTTTATAATTGGATTTGTAGCCTGCGTTCAATATTTTAATCTCAGTATACAAAGTGGAAAGTTAGTAAGTGTAAGAGTGAATGGAAAAAGTGGGTATTATTTAACTGGCAGCTATAAAGGTAGAAATATAAATATTTATGGAAAAAATATTAATGTAAAACTGGGAGAAATAATAAGAATAAAAGGTACATATGAAAAGTCCATGGATTACGGCAGTGGTACTATAGGAACTTTGCACATTGATAAGGTTCAGTCATATAAATCTGATATTGTAACTGAAATGTATGATATTAGAAGTGAAATATATGAAAATTATTGTTCACACATGAGTAAGAATAGATCAGGCATAATCATGTCTTTATGCTTTGGAGATACTTCTAATTTAAGCGGAGATGATAAGAACGAACTTAAGAAACTTGGAATAATACATGCTGTAAGTGTGTCTGGTATGCATCTGGCAGTAATTTATGGACTTTTGGAAAAAACTATAGGACTTATTTCGGCTATTGTAGTGTCACTATTTTACGTTATATTTACAGGTTGTCTTCCGGCAACAATGAGGGCTTTTATAATGATTTTTATTTTGAAGCTTTCAGTAAAAGTCTATAAAAATTATGATTCACTTTCATCAATTGCACTGTCAGGTATACTAATGCTGATTTTTAAGCCGTATTATATTTTCAATATAGGAGCAGTGCTGTCCTATTTAGCAACTATAGGTATCCTTCTGTATTATAAGAAAATATCAAGGGCGTTATATAAGCTGCCACAAAAGCTTAATGAAAGTATAAGCTTGACTTTAAGTGCACAGGTTTTTTCTGTACCTTATGCTGGAATTGTATTAAAAACTTTCAGTGGAGGATTTATTCTTGGTAATTTAATTATAGTTCCTATATATTCGGTTGTTATTATTCTAGGAAATCTTGGAGGATTAACTTATAAAATAGAGCCAGTATTCAATATTTTGTGCTATTTCCTTAATATACTTCTAAAAAGCTGTGACGGGCTTATTAAGGTTGCTTTAAAGGCTACTCCACCAATGATGTATATGTCCGAATTTACGAGTATTTCTTTAACTGTTATGATTTTTAGTTTTATGCTCACAATAAAAGGTTATAGAAAATTTAAGTATTTACCCATTCTGTTGTCTCTGGGAATTATAATAAATACATATCATTACTTCCCGGAAATAAATTGTGTTAATATAAATAATAAGAATGCAATTATAGTTAGATATAGGGATAGTGCAGATTTAATTACAAATTACATGATAAAGAAGAAAAGTCAAAAAGAAAACATGCTAAGTAGTTTGGGAGTTAATAGGATAATTACTGTAAAGAATAACAAGCTTTTAAGAATAAACAGAAGCATGTATGAAATATTTTGGGAAAATGGGGCTAAAATTTACTTTAAAAATAGAGAAATAGCTTATATATCGGGTGATAGTATATATTATAAGGGTTTTTATTTGCATCATTATGGTATAATAAAATTCGGTAATTATAGCAAATACTCTTTTCTTGGAGTTAAGGCATCAATAAAAGTTATAAATGGAAAAGTTTTGGTTTTTAAAGGGTGGGAAAAATGA
- the holA gene encoding DNA polymerase III subunit delta codes for MINYTELEENINRNKINNVYVMCGFNEKLMKEDINKILKKSVDASFETLNYSTFDGNNIEFDEIMNACETVPFMSEKRVVVVYRADFLSDNSNGSNKNYDKLIKSIEKYVTNIPEYCILILYYVFDNPREKPSYKVRKFDKKACVVEFSKLRGMQLQKKVKEVFQEKKKPIGKTELNYFCSKVDNNMDIIYNEVEKLCCYTLDREITKQDIDKILQPNENDDIFNLVDYISQSRPEMAVTVLNEIMYKGVKANSILYMIERQFKLMLSIKVGIESGKTKEILSRELKLNPYVCEKMMNECKRFSMKKILKALEICLNTEKELKSVSKDPKFKMETLIINIAII; via the coding sequence ATGATTAATTATACTGAGTTAGAAGAGAATATAAATAGAAACAAAATTAATAACGTATATGTAATGTGCGGTTTTAATGAAAAGCTTATGAAGGAAGATATAAATAAAATACTCAAAAAATCTGTTGATGCAAGCTTTGAGACTTTAAATTACAGTACATTTGATGGAAATAATATAGAGTTTGATGAAATAATGAATGCTTGTGAAACTGTTCCATTTATGAGTGAAAAAAGAGTAGTTGTTGTATATAGAGCTGATTTTTTAAGTGATAATTCAAATGGTTCAAATAAGAATTATGATAAGCTTATTAAAAGTATAGAAAAATATGTGACTAATATACCGGAATACTGTATTTTAATATTGTACTATGTATTTGATAATCCAAGGGAGAAACCTTCATATAAGGTTAGAAAATTTGATAAAAAGGCATGTGTGGTGGAATTCTCCAAGCTTAGAGGTATGCAGCTGCAGAAAAAAGTAAAAGAGGTATTTCAGGAAAAGAAAAAGCCTATAGGAAAAACAGAATTAAATTATTTTTGCAGCAAAGTGGATAATAATATGGACATTATATACAATGAAGTTGAAAAATTATGCTGCTATACTTTAGATAGGGAAATAACAAAACAGGACATAGATAAAATCTTGCAGCCAAATGAAAATGACGATATTTTTAATTTGGTGGATTACATATCGCAGTCAAGACCTGAAATGGCTGTGACGGTTTTAAATGAAATAATGTACAAGGGTGTCAAAGCAAACAGCATACTTTATATGATAGAAAGGCAATTCAAGCTTATGCTCAGCATAAAAGTTGGCATTGAAAGCGGAAAGACTAAGGAAATCCTTTCACGTGAACTTAAATTAAATCCATATGTGTGTGAGAAAATGATGAATGAATGTAAGAGATTTAGCATGAAAAAAATACTTAAAGCGTTAGAGATATGTCTTAATACGGAAAAGGAACTTAAGAGTGTCTCTAAAGACCCTAAGTTTAAGATGGAGACATTGATTATAAATATAGCTATTATCTAA
- the rpsT gene encoding 30S ribosomal protein S20, with translation MANIKSAKKRIKVIETKTLRNKMIKSALKTYIKKFDAAFDAKNVEEAKTAFVTVAKALDMAASKNIIHKNKAARKKSRLALKLNSLNA, from the coding sequence ATGGCAAATATTAAATCAGCTAAAAAGAGAATAAAAGTAATTGAAACTAAAACTCTTAGAAATAAAATGATTAAATCAGCTTTAAAAACTTACATAAAGAAGTTTGATGCTGCTTTCGATGCAAAAAATGTTGAAGAAGCAAAAACTGCTTTCGTTACTGTAGCTAAAGCCTTAGATATGGCTGCTTCAAAGAACATAATTCACAAGAATAAAGCTGCAAGAAAAAAATCAAGATTAGCTTTAAAGTTAAATTCTTTAAACGCATAA